A region of Geobacillus sp. 46C-IIa DNA encodes the following proteins:
- a CDS encoding isoprenylcysteine carboxyl methyltransferase family protein produces the protein MMMRFAFVFFAVVGMRLFELWLAKRNERYVKALGAKEVGARHYPWIVSLHVLFLLSLAVEALRKGARPSRRWPLLFPLFLAVEGLRAWTILSLGCFWNTKILIVPNRPVVKKGPYRWIRHPNYAVVVLEIALLPLLFQAPITALVFSLLNALMLSIRITAEEQALSAFTDYEEAFQERPRFLPPLRRKTAARM, from the coding sequence ATGATGATGCGGTTTGCCTTCGTGTTTTTTGCGGTGGTCGGGATGCGTTTGTTTGAGCTTTGGCTTGCGAAACGGAACGAACGGTATGTGAAAGCGCTCGGAGCGAAAGAGGTGGGCGCCCGCCATTATCCGTGGATCGTGTCGCTGCATGTGCTCTTTCTTTTGTCGCTGGCTGTCGAGGCGCTTCGAAAAGGCGCCCGCCCGTCGCGGCGCTGGCCGCTTTTGTTTCCGCTCTTTCTCGCCGTCGAAGGGCTGCGCGCATGGACGATTTTGTCGCTTGGCTGTTTTTGGAATACGAAAATTTTGATCGTTCCCAACCGCCCGGTCGTGAAAAAAGGGCCATACCGGTGGATTCGTCATCCGAACTATGCGGTCGTTGTTTTGGAGATCGCGTTGCTGCCGCTTTTGTTTCAGGCGCCTATAACCGCGCTCGTATTTTCACTTCTTAACGCGCTTATGTTGTCCATTCGCATTACCGCTGAAGAGCAGGCGCTGTCGGCGTTTACCGATTATGAGGAAGCGTTTCAGGAGCGGCCACGTTTTTTGCCGCCGCTAAGAAGAAAAACAGCCGCGCGCATGTAA
- a CDS encoding type III polyketide synthase — protein MPTLLSIGTAKMPYIVSQDEVKRHVAGLFAGRLARAERLLQAFDNGGIGTRTFVKPLVWYSQPHGFGEKNEVYIDSAVRYSGEAANNCLHNAPAGPVPHEAVDALFYISTTGLSTPSIEARLMNVLPFSPSAVRVPVWGLGCAGGAAGLARAADYCRAFPKAKALVIAAEFCSLTFQANDLSKSNVIGTSLFSDGVACVLVAGDEAAPNSGAPRIIAARSALMPRSEDVMGWDIRDEGLFVVFSKDIPSIVRAWLRPQVELFLQENGLRLRDLHYFIAHPGGKKVIEAYEEAFGFDMEQTKAAREVLARYGNMSSVTVYFVLKEVMRQPLAPGYGLLVALGPGFSAEMVLLKWEG, from the coding sequence ATGCCGACCCTTTTATCGATCGGCACGGCAAAGATGCCATATATCGTTTCCCAGGACGAAGTGAAGCGGCATGTCGCCGGTCTGTTTGCCGGACGCCTCGCGCGCGCCGAGCGGTTGCTGCAGGCATTTGACAACGGCGGCATCGGTACGCGCACGTTTGTTAAGCCGCTTGTTTGGTACAGCCAGCCACATGGCTTCGGGGAGAAAAATGAGGTGTACATCGACAGCGCCGTTCGCTACAGCGGCGAGGCGGCCAACAACTGTTTGCATAATGCTCCCGCCGGCCCGGTTCCGCATGAGGCGGTCGATGCGCTGTTTTACATCTCAACGACCGGTTTGTCCACGCCAAGCATCGAGGCGCGGCTGATGAACGTGCTGCCGTTTTCTCCTTCCGCCGTGCGGGTGCCGGTTTGGGGGCTCGGCTGTGCGGGCGGGGCAGCGGGCCTTGCTCGGGCGGCCGATTATTGCCGGGCGTTTCCGAAGGCGAAGGCGCTTGTGATTGCCGCTGAGTTTTGCAGTTTGACATTTCAGGCGAACGACTTATCAAAAAGCAATGTGATCGGCACATCGCTTTTTTCCGACGGTGTGGCCTGTGTGCTTGTCGCTGGCGATGAAGCAGCGCCAAACAGCGGCGCGCCGCGCATCATCGCCGCCCGGTCGGCGCTGATGCCCCGCTCGGAGGACGTGATGGGGTGGGATATTCGCGATGAAGGGTTGTTTGTCGTCTTTTCAAAAGACATTCCGTCGATCGTCCGCGCATGGCTGCGCCCCCAAGTGGAGTTGTTTTTGCAGGAGAACGGGCTGAGGCTTCGCGACCTTCACTATTTTATCGCCCACCCGGGCGGGAAAAAGGTGATTGAAGCGTACGAAGAAGCGTTTGGGTTCGACATGGAACAGACAAAGGCTGCCAGAGAGGTGCTGGCCCGATATGGCAATATGTCGTCAGTCACCGTTTATTTTGTGCTGAAGGAAGTGATGCGGCAGCCGCTTGCGCCCGGGTATGGGCTGCTCGTCGCCCTCGGTCCCGGCTTTAGCGCCGAGATGGTGCTGCTCAAATGGGAGGGATGA
- a CDS encoding FbpB family small basic protein — protein MRRSRKMTLQELISENKRQLLNDREALEKIEKKLEERMLKKAE, from the coding sequence ATGAGACGATCCCGCAAAATGACTCTCCAAGAATTGATCAGCGAGAATAAGCGACAATTGTTAAATGACCGGGAAGCGCTCGAAAAGATCGAGAAAAAGCTGGAAGAGCGGATGCTCAAGAAAGCAGAATAA
- a CDS encoding TlpA disulfide reductase family protein produces MRKWLVVLLFLAVTGYGLWDAMAAEKPNETSETEIGPEIGHAAPDLTLPTLGGEPVKLSDLRGKAVVLNFWTSWCPPCKKEMPELEKFYKQHGREVALLAVHLTTQDTLDNAERFVKSEKLTLPVAFDVRGEALHQYRVQTIPTTYIIDPNGVIRQKIVGPVTAAQLEKETALFR; encoded by the coding sequence GTGCGAAAATGGTTGGTCGTTCTTTTGTTTTTAGCCGTCACCGGATACGGCCTTTGGGATGCGATGGCCGCCGAGAAACCGAATGAGACAAGCGAAACCGAAATCGGCCCGGAAATCGGCCATGCAGCCCCCGACTTGACGCTGCCGACGCTTGGCGGCGAGCCGGTCAAGCTCTCCGATTTGCGCGGCAAGGCGGTCGTCCTTAACTTTTGGACGTCATGGTGCCCGCCGTGCAAAAAGGAAATGCCGGAGCTTGAGAAGTTTTACAAACAGCATGGCCGTGAAGTTGCGTTGCTCGCTGTCCATCTGACCACACAAGATACGCTCGATAACGCGGAGCGATTTGTGAAAAGCGAGAAGCTGACGCTGCCGGTCGCTTTCGATGTCCGCGGCGAGGCGCTCCATCAATATCGGGTTCAAACGATTCCAACGACTTATATCATCGACCCGAACGGCGTCATCCGGCAAAAAATCGTCGGTCCGGTGACCGCCGCTCAGCTCGAGAAAGAAACAGCGCTCTTTCGTTAA
- a CDS encoding DUF502 domain-containing protein codes for MRFFVKNFVNGMLTIVPILLAVYVCYKVFALLDGLLGQYVRPYLDGRYIPGLGLLATVALITVCGWLSTQYVSGRLIRLVDRLLESIPLMKTVYSVAKDTIASFVGEKRSFSQVVLVTVPESGWKCLGFITMDDVGAWHDPLADYVAVYIPQTFQVAGLTLLVPKEQVEVIDISPEEAMKFILSGGVAARKQKRLPQ; via the coding sequence ATGCGCTTTTTTGTAAAAAATTTTGTAAACGGCATGCTGACGATCGTGCCGATTTTGTTGGCGGTCTATGTGTGCTACAAAGTGTTCGCTTTGTTGGACGGGCTGCTTGGCCAGTACGTCCGCCCGTATTTAGATGGCCGCTACATCCCCGGCCTTGGCTTGCTCGCCACGGTTGCGCTCATCACGGTGTGCGGCTGGCTGTCGACGCAATATGTGAGCGGCCGCCTCATTCGGCTTGTCGATCGGTTGCTTGAAAGCATTCCTTTGATGAAGACCGTTTATTCGGTCGCTAAAGATACGATCGCTTCCTTTGTCGGGGAAAAACGGTCATTTTCGCAAGTCGTGCTCGTTACGGTGCCCGAGAGCGGCTGGAAATGCCTCGGTTTTATTACAATGGACGATGTCGGCGCCTGGCACGATCCGCTTGCCGATTATGTGGCTGTCTATATTCCACAGACGTTTCAAGTCGCCGGGCTTACCCTTCTCGTCCCGAAAGAGCAGGTCGAAGTCATTGACATCTCGCCGGAAGAGGCAATGAAGTTTATCCTCTCCGGCGGCGTCGCGGCCCGCAAGCAAAAACGGCTGCCCCAATGA
- a CDS encoding cytochrome c oxidase subunit 2A, whose amino-acid sequence MAKPEWTKPTATIRQTKKEKEPALGGTLASVFLLGFFIIFAWVSVYFLFLHRL is encoded by the coding sequence ATGGCAAAACCAGAATGGACAAAACCGACTGCGACGATCCGGCAAACAAAAAAAGAGAAAGAGCCGGCCCTCGGCGGCACGCTGGCGTCCGTATTTTTGCTCGGCTTTTTCATCATTTTCGCCTGGGTCAGCGTCTACTTTTTATTTTTACACCGCCTGTAA
- a CDS encoding magnesium transporter CorA family protein — translation MMKMYLSDASGKMREIDQIENGCWINLVAPTEDEIRYIAHHLDIPIDSIKDALDDEERSRIEKEDNHVLMIVDIPIVAHDEVDGPMYETIPIGMIITNTCFITVCLQENPIFEEFSKNKIKNFYTFMKTRFALQMLYMISTYYLRYLKQINRRTSEIEKELHQSMKNKELFSLLSMEKSLVYFMTSLKANNIVMERLMRLNYLRMYEDDQDLLQDVIIENKQAIEMAEVYSSILSSMMDAFASVISNNLNIVMKFLTAITIIISLPTMVASFYGMNVPIPFQHSPYAFAVAMVLAGSLSAATAYIFWKKRYF, via the coding sequence ATGATGAAAATGTATTTGTCCGATGCCAGCGGCAAAATGCGGGAAATTGACCAGATTGAAAACGGCTGCTGGATCAACCTCGTCGCCCCGACGGAGGATGAAATTCGTTACATCGCCCACCATTTGGACATTCCGATCGACTCGATCAAAGATGCACTTGACGACGAAGAGCGGTCGCGCATCGAAAAAGAGGATAACCATGTGTTGATGATCGTCGACATCCCGATCGTCGCCCATGACGAAGTCGACGGCCCGATGTACGAAACGATTCCGATTGGCATGATTATTACGAATACGTGCTTTATCACCGTCTGTTTGCAAGAAAATCCGATTTTTGAGGAATTTTCAAAAAACAAGATCAAAAACTTTTACACGTTTATGAAAACGCGGTTCGCCTTGCAAATGCTCTACATGATTTCGACGTATTATTTGCGCTATTTGAAGCAAATCAACCGACGGACGAGCGAAATCGAAAAAGAGCTGCACCAGTCGATGAAAAACAAGGAGCTGTTTTCGCTTCTTAGCATGGAAAAAAGCTTAGTGTATTTTATGACGTCGCTGAAAGCGAACAATATCGTCATGGAGCGGCTCATGCGCCTAAACTATTTGCGCATGTACGAAGATGACCAAGATTTGTTGCAAGATGTCATCATTGAAAACAAGCAGGCGATCGAAATGGCGGAAGTATACAGCAGCATTTTAAGCAGCATGATGGATGCGTTCGCTTCGGTCATCTCGAACAATTTAAACATCGTGATGAAATTTTTGACCGCCATTACGATCATCATTTCGCTGCCAACGATGGTGGCGAGTTTTTACGGCATGAACGTGCCAATTCCGTTCCAGCACTCCCCGTACGCCTTTGCCGTGGCTATGGTGCTTGCCGGTTCGCTGTCGGCGGCGACCGCGTACATCTTTTGGAAAAAACGATATTTTTGA
- a CDS encoding HesB/YadR/YfhF family protein, producing the protein MNIVITKKAFDWYKRELGLKPGDAIRFFARYGGCSTVQKGFSLGMAKDEPAGEPAAQTTVDGVTFFVEDSDQWYFDGRDLTIDLDEKGDEPIFLLQ; encoded by the coding sequence ATGAACATTGTGATCACGAAAAAAGCGTTTGATTGGTACAAGCGGGAGCTCGGACTGAAGCCAGGCGATGCGATTCGCTTTTTCGCCCGCTACGGGGGATGCAGCACCGTGCAAAAAGGGTTTTCGCTCGGCATGGCGAAAGACGAGCCGGCAGGAGAGCCAGCGGCGCAGACGACGGTTGATGGCGTGACCTTTTTTGTCGAAGACAGCGACCAATGGTATTTTGACGGGCGCGATTTGACGATCGATTTGGACGAAAAAGGCGATGAACCGATATTTTTGCTCCAATAA
- a CDS encoding YpbS family protein produces MSEVHQAITAHVQKQHAVLKKFVMLDAERERHIEEAVERCRRGEPFTVELINEVTKQMNELAKGGLVPARRYVTPEMVRDYVSRLEGKRP; encoded by the coding sequence TTGAGTGAAGTGCATCAAGCGATTACCGCCCATGTACAAAAACAGCATGCCGTCTTGAAAAAGTTTGTCATGCTCGACGCCGAGCGCGAGCGGCATATCGAAGAAGCGGTCGAGCGGTGCCGCCGCGGCGAGCCGTTTACGGTCGAGCTGATCAACGAAGTGACGAAACAAATGAACGAGCTGGCTAAAGGCGGCCTCGTGCCGGCGCGCCGATACGTGACGCCGGAAATGGTGCGCGACTATGTGAGTCGGCTTGAAGGGAAGCGACCGTAA
- a CDS encoding acid-soluble spore protein N, with translation MSNPKGSRKHFVPNHIGTQPRAAGGNKGKQMQDQSGQHAQVIQTKGE, from the coding sequence ATGAGCAATCCGAAAGGAAGCCGCAAACATTTTGTGCCGAACCATATCGGAACACAGCCTCGCGCCGCCGGGGGAAACAAAGGCAAACAAATGCAAGACCAGTCCGGCCAGCACGCCCAAGTCATCCAAACGAAGGGTGAATGA
- the tlp gene encoding small acid-soluble spore protein Tlp has translation MPRPKPDDRSDNVEKLQDMVQNTIENIEKAEETMQFASPEEREQIREKNRRREEAIAAMRAEIKDEAAAREHGYQ, from the coding sequence ATGCCACGTCCGAAACCGGATGACCGCAGCGACAACGTTGAAAAGTTGCAAGATATGGTGCAAAATACAATTGAAAACATCGAAAAAGCCGAAGAAACAATGCAGTTTGCTTCCCCCGAAGAGCGGGAGCAAATTCGCGAGAAAAATCGCCGCCGCGAAGAAGCGATTGCCGCCATGCGCGCGGAAATTAAGGATGAAGCGGCTGCGCGTGAACACGGCTACCAATAA
- a CDS encoding dynamin family protein, whose amino-acid sequence MGHVATARPSLRPWLAKMIEMYEQLREANDKENADKVKQLMEKTASGELVVAFCGHFSAGKSSLINALLGEPLLPSSPIPTSANLVKVKAGRDYVRVFYHRDAPVEYEPPYDPDLIRAQCRDGETIEWIEISRETDAIPPGVAILDTPGIDSTDDAHRLATESALHLADVVFYVMDYNHVQAELNFQFTKQLTDEGKTVYLIINQIDKHREDELPFAAFRASAVEAFRRWGVEAARLFFLSLKAPAHPHNEWHELSACLRRLFADKDEWLVRGAETGLKRIAARHLEQLCVRHEPLEQEMRMQLQELGGAGDEAAAMEELRRLEAELVDWQTAPARAEEAFRVELERVLQNAYLMPFETRARAEAYLQAMRPDFKVGWWFAKAKTEEERQRRLDAFYESVKAQAEAQIEWHVRQLLLRFGNEWSAERAWLGKCQQWTVGWEKGLLAGLVKQGADTSGAALLNYTDEVAAALKKGYRDSALALFAELADQVAKQAAAHTEALSSELSKAREKAELISRLARLKAEREERQRAFRQLIAAPGDAAALDENRLAALTAPPDFRKARHMEPAKQQAAAEPAADHAAKEQALGRRGGAAGGGVENERTGESRTPSAGGKRRSEQAAGRLDEAAAYLEQTDLLRRFAAPLRDKARRLRERAFTVALFGAFSAGKSSLANALLGAPLLPSSPNPTTAAISKIAPPDKEHPHGTAIVKVKSEPQIWADVQASLSQFGHAANTWGEALRLCARLAESGAEHPAQKPHVAFLAAAAAGYERMCGRFGATLPIRFEELEGYVADEAVSCFLDEVVLYADCPLTRQGVTLVDTPGVDSLNARHTGVAFHYMKHADALLFVTYYNHAFSKADREFLLQLGRVKDAFALDKMFFIINAADLAQSKEELDAVVAYMSGELARFGIRFPRLYALSSRMALAEKTGAEPGPRGVLTDSGFPAFEADFFRFLTEELAEVAVESAYAELERAHQTAAEYARAAGQSEAEKAAKRRALEAVKAKMRTVLADAGDAYGRQALGQEVDELLYYVKQRVFFRLNDTFKEAFNPAVLRDDQGSVRRALERCLDELLASVGFDLAQELRATSLRVEAFLHKRLAEQFARLGNELRRLDGALALVPPEPFAFAAPEFANALSDVDRARFAKALSLYKNAKSFFERDEKRRMKEEIEAALVEPVDRYLAEQKERLVSAYAKQYEAAAAALAAALADQVDSYMDGFMAALAETADSEALGRIEAALFGLLSREDREARR is encoded by the coding sequence ATGGGACATGTTGCGACTGCGCGGCCGTCATTGCGGCCGTGGCTGGCGAAAATGATCGAAATGTATGAGCAGCTTCGGGAAGCCAATGACAAAGAAAATGCCGACAAAGTGAAGCAGCTTATGGAAAAGACGGCGTCCGGAGAGCTTGTTGTCGCGTTTTGCGGCCATTTCTCCGCCGGTAAATCGAGTTTGATCAATGCGCTGCTCGGCGAGCCGCTATTGCCGTCGAGTCCGATCCCGACGAGCGCCAATCTTGTGAAAGTGAAGGCCGGCCGGGATTATGTGCGCGTTTTTTACCACCGCGATGCGCCGGTCGAGTACGAACCGCCGTATGATCCGGACCTTATCCGCGCGCAATGCCGGGACGGGGAGACGATCGAATGGATTGAAATCAGCCGCGAAACGGACGCCATTCCGCCGGGAGTTGCCATCTTGGACACGCCGGGCATCGACTCGACGGACGACGCCCACCGGCTGGCGACCGAGTCCGCGCTCCATTTAGCCGATGTCGTCTTTTATGTCATGGATTATAACCATGTACAGGCAGAATTAAACTTTCAATTTACGAAACAACTAACGGATGAAGGGAAAACCGTCTATTTGATCATCAACCAAATCGACAAACATCGGGAGGACGAGCTGCCGTTTGCTGCGTTTCGCGCCTCGGCGGTTGAGGCGTTCCGGCGATGGGGAGTCGAAGCGGCCCGCTTGTTTTTTCTCTCGTTAAAAGCGCCGGCCCATCCGCATAATGAATGGCATGAGCTATCGGCTTGTTTGCGCCGGTTGTTTGCGGACAAAGATGAATGGCTCGTCCGCGGCGCTGAAACCGGGTTAAAGCGAATCGCCGCCCGCCATCTCGAACAGCTTTGCGTCCGTCATGAGCCGCTGGAACAAGAGATGCGCATGCAGCTTCAGGAGCTCGGCGGCGCCGGGGATGAAGCGGCGGCCATGGAGGAGCTCAGACGGCTGGAAGCGGAGCTTGTCGATTGGCAAACGGCGCCGGCACGGGCTGAGGAGGCTTTTCGCGTCGAACTGGAGCGCGTGCTGCAAAACGCCTACTTGATGCCGTTTGAGACAAGAGCGCGGGCTGAAGCGTACTTGCAGGCGATGCGGCCCGATTTTAAAGTTGGATGGTGGTTTGCGAAGGCGAAAACAGAAGAGGAGCGCCAGCGGCGGCTCGATGCGTTTTACGAAAGCGTCAAAGCGCAAGCGGAGGCGCAAATCGAATGGCACGTCCGCCAGTTGCTTCTTCGGTTTGGAAATGAATGGAGCGCTGAGCGCGCTTGGCTTGGCAAGTGCCAGCAATGGACGGTGGGGTGGGAGAAAGGGCTGCTCGCCGGTCTCGTCAAACAAGGCGCGGATACAAGCGGTGCGGCGCTATTAAATTATACGGACGAGGTCGCTGCGGCGCTGAAAAAAGGTTACCGCGATTCGGCGCTCGCTTTGTTTGCGGAGCTCGCGGACCAAGTTGCCAAACAGGCAGCCGCTCACACGGAAGCATTGAGCAGCGAGCTTTCGAAGGCGCGCGAAAAAGCGGAGCTCATCAGCCGCCTCGCCCGCCTCAAAGCCGAGCGGGAAGAGCGCCAACGTGCGTTTAGGCAGCTGATCGCCGCCCCGGGCGATGCCGCAGCGCTTGATGAGAACCGCCTTGCCGCGCTGACCGCGCCGCCTGATTTCCGCAAGGCGCGCCATATGGAACCGGCAAAACAGCAAGCCGCAGCTGAGCCGGCAGCCGATCATGCCGCTAAAGAGCAAGCGCTCGGTCGGAGAGGGGGGGCGGCTGGCGGCGGAGTGGAGAACGAAAGAACGGGTGAATCCCGTACGCCGTCAGCCGGTGGAAAGCGGCGGAGTGAACAGGCCGCCGGCCGGCTTGATGAAGCGGCGGCTTACCTTGAACAAACGGATTTGTTGCGCCGTTTCGCCGCCCCGTTGCGCGACAAGGCGCGCCGGCTCCGTGAGCGCGCGTTTACGGTCGCTTTGTTTGGCGCTTTCAGCGCCGGCAAGTCATCGCTTGCCAACGCCTTGCTCGGCGCACCGCTTTTGCCGTCCTCGCCGAACCCGACGACCGCCGCCATCAGCAAAATCGCGCCGCCTGACAAAGAGCATCCGCACGGTACCGCGATCGTGAAAGTGAAAAGCGAACCGCAAATTTGGGCTGATGTGCAAGCATCGCTCAGCCAGTTCGGCCATGCGGCGAATACATGGGGGGAAGCGCTTCGCCTTTGCGCCCGCCTCGCCGAGTCTGGTGCCGAACATCCGGCGCAAAAGCCGCACGTCGCTTTTTTGGCGGCCGCTGCGGCCGGCTATGAGCGGATGTGCGGTCGATTTGGGGCAACGCTGCCGATCCGTTTCGAGGAGCTGGAAGGGTATGTGGCGGATGAAGCGGTGTCGTGTTTCTTAGATGAAGTCGTGCTGTATGCCGACTGTCCGCTCACCCGCCAAGGAGTGACGCTTGTCGATACGCCGGGAGTTGATTCGTTAAACGCCCGTCATACCGGAGTGGCGTTCCATTATATGAAGCATGCCGATGCGCTGCTGTTTGTGACATACTACAACCATGCGTTTTCGAAAGCGGACCGCGAGTTTTTGCTTCAGCTCGGGCGCGTCAAAGATGCGTTTGCCCTTGACAAAATGTTTTTCATCATCAATGCGGCCGATTTAGCCCAGTCGAAGGAAGAACTTGATGCTGTCGTCGCCTACATGAGCGGTGAGCTCGCCCGGTTTGGCATCCGCTTTCCGCGCCTTTATGCGCTCTCAAGCCGCATGGCGCTGGCGGAAAAAACAGGGGCGGAGCCCGGGCCGCGCGGCGTCTTGACGGACTCCGGCTTTCCTGCCTTTGAAGCAGACTTTTTCCGCTTCTTGACAGAGGAGCTGGCCGAGGTGGCGGTCGAGAGCGCCTACGCCGAGCTCGAGCGGGCGCATCAGACGGCGGCGGAATACGCGCGGGCCGCCGGGCAGAGCGAGGCGGAAAAAGCGGCGAAGCGGCGGGCGCTTGAGGCGGTCAAGGCCAAAATGCGCACCGTGCTCGCCGATGCTGGCGATGCTTACGGCCGACAAGCGCTCGGCCAAGAAGTCGACGAACTGCTTTATTATGTGAAACAGCGCGTCTTTTTCCGCCTGAATGACACGTTTAAAGAGGCGTTTAATCCGGCGGTGCTCCGCGACGACCAAGGCTCGGTGCGGCGGGCGCTTGAGCGTTGCCTCGATGAGCTGCTGGCGTCCGTTGGCTTTGATCTGGCGCAAGAGCTGCGGGCGACGAGCTTGCGGGTTGAGGCGTTTTTGCATAAACGGCTTGCCGAGCAGTTTGCCCGTCTGGGCAACGAACTTCGCCGCCTTGATGGGGCGCTCGCCCTCGTGCCGCCGGAGCCGTTCGCTTTTGCGGCGCCGGAGTTCGCCAACGCCCTTAGCGATGTAGATCGGGCGCGGTTTGCCAAGGCGCTTTCGCTCTATAAAAACGCAAAATCGTTTTTTGAGCGCGATGAGAAGCGGCGGATGAAAGAAGAGATTGAAGCAGCGCTCGTTGAGCCGGTTGATCGATATTTGGCCGAGCAAAAAGAGCGGCTCGTCTCCGCATACGCCAAGCAATACGAGGCTGCCGCCGCCGCGCTTGCCGCCGCGCTCGCCGACCAAGTCGACAGCTATATGGACGGTTTCATGGCGGCGCTCGCCGAAACGGCGGACTCCGAGGCGCTCGGCCGAATCGAAGCGGCGCTTTTCGGACTTCTTTCGAGAGAAGACCGGGAGGCGCGCCGATGA
- a CDS encoding hotdog fold thioesterase has translation MIDLTAVKEMAKHTLIDTLGIELVELGEGRVVATMPVDRRTHQPAGLLHGGASVALAETVASIGAYALVDPQTENVVGLEINANHIRAVRSGTVTATGTVLHRGRTTMVWDIRITDEQGQLVCVSRCTIAIIRKS, from the coding sequence ATGATCGATTTGACAGCTGTGAAAGAAATGGCGAAACATACGTTAATTGATACGCTTGGCATCGAACTGGTCGAGCTCGGCGAAGGACGTGTCGTGGCAACGATGCCGGTCGACCGGCGCACGCACCAGCCGGCCGGGCTCCTGCATGGCGGCGCCTCGGTCGCGCTCGCTGAAACGGTGGCGAGCATCGGCGCGTATGCGCTTGTCGATCCGCAAACAGAAAACGTCGTTGGATTGGAAATTAATGCAAACCATATTCGCGCTGTCCGCAGCGGAACGGTGACGGCAACGGGAACAGTGCTGCACCGCGGCCGGACGACGATGGTGTGGGATATACGCATCACTGATGAACAAGGGCAGCTCGTCTGCGTCTCCCGCTGCACGATCGCCATCATTCGAAAAAGCTAG
- a CDS encoding sulfurtransferase, whose protein sequence is MASLVSHEWLHAHLSEENICVLDCRFWLGAPSKGAAVYQDDHIPGAVYMDLERDLSGPVAEHGGRHPLPSAAQAAAVFGRAGIDETVTVIVYDDQDGAMAARCWWLLRYFGHERVYVLDGNYSEWKRKGRPVTDAIPAVAPRRFQPRPDRSWLATVDEVRAAVRDRSAVLIDSREWKRYIGLEEPIDRRPGRIPGAVHRFWKDGVEEGGYWKRATDQAARFADLDRGTPLIVYCGSGVTACPNVLALKEAGYRNVRLYVGSFSDWISYLDHPVETGDPSSSA, encoded by the coding sequence ATGGCGTCTCTTGTTTCCCACGAATGGCTGCACGCCCATTTGTCCGAGGAAAACATCTGCGTTCTTGATTGCCGGTTTTGGCTCGGTGCCCCGTCTAAAGGCGCGGCCGTTTACCAGGACGATCATATTCCCGGTGCGGTGTATATGGATTTGGAGCGCGATTTGTCCGGTCCGGTGGCGGAGCATGGCGGACGTCATCCGCTGCCATCGGCCGCTCAAGCAGCAGCCGTGTTTGGCCGCGCCGGCATCGATGAAACGGTGACGGTCATCGTCTACGATGATCAAGATGGGGCGATGGCCGCGCGCTGTTGGTGGCTGCTTCGCTATTTCGGCCATGAGCGCGTTTACGTGTTAGACGGCAATTACAGCGAATGGAAAAGGAAAGGGCGCCCGGTGACGGACGCTATTCCTGCGGTAGCGCCGCGGCGGTTTCAGCCGCGGCCCGACCGGTCATGGCTCGCAACGGTCGACGAGGTGCGCGCCGCTGTGCGCGACCGCTCGGCCGTGCTCATCGATTCGCGCGAGTGGAAGCGGTACATCGGTTTGGAAGAACCGATCGACCGCCGTCCCGGCCGCATTCCGGGAGCGGTGCACCGGTTTTGGAAAGATGGGGTGGAAGAAGGCGGCTACTGGAAACGCGCAACCGATCAAGCGGCGCGATTCGCCGACCTTGACCGCGGGACGCCGTTGATCGTCTACTGCGGCTCCGGCGTCACCGCCTGTCCGAACGTGCTCGCCTTAAAAGAAGCCGGCTACCGAAATGTCCGGCTGTATGTCGGCAGTTTCAGCGATTGGATTTCCTACTTGGATCATCCGGTCGAAACGGGCGATCCATCATCTTCTGCATAG
- a CDS encoding thioesterase family protein — protein sequence MKVAEKQIEVRYAETDQMGVVYHANYLVWMEVGRTELIKQLGFHYAEMEKEGVISPVIDLQVSYKKPLHYGETATVRTWIDAYDGIRVTYGYEILAPDGEVAVTGKSQHVCVKRETFRPIVIRKYFPDWHEAYERAKR from the coding sequence GTGAAAGTAGCAGAAAAACAAATCGAGGTGCGCTATGCGGAAACGGACCAGATGGGCGTCGTGTACCATGCGAACTACTTAGTTTGGATGGAAGTGGGGCGCACGGAGTTAATCAAACAGCTTGGCTTCCATTACGCCGAGATGGAGAAAGAGGGCGTCATTTCGCCGGTCATCGACTTGCAAGTGTCGTACAAAAAACCGCTTCACTACGGGGAGACGGCGACCGTCCGCACATGGATCGACGCTTATGACGGCATCCGTGTCACGTATGGATACGAAATTCTCGCCCCGGACGGCGAAGTGGCGGTGACCGGCAAGTCGCAGCACGTTTGCGTCAAGCGCGAGACGTTTCGGCCGATCGTCATTCGCAAATATTTTCCCGATTGGCACGAAGCATACGAGCGGGCGAAACGGTAA